In Actinomycetota bacterium, one genomic interval encodes:
- a CDS encoding enoyl-CoA hydratase/isomerase family protein — MEEETFIVEKKGGVARCTMNGPMMNAMGTSLLYPMLEKMRGILDDEEVRVIVIRGEGGNFSVGADLTIMGDKMDPVFMRDSMRDMGSLIYELHEGPRPVITEVDGWAVGGGFGLAMASDITYATERARFYLSFVKLSIVPDFGSAYFLAHRIGLAQAKELALTGRVVEAEEALRLGLVNKVVPHEEISGEVMKLAERMAGRSPNILAMTKRMLNTSHQVDLKTLLELEAHVQSLAVLAPEHREDVKRFFEKSMRKQEG, encoded by the coding sequence ATGGAAGAGGAGACCTTCATAGTGGAGAAGAAGGGCGGCGTGGCGCGCTGCACCATGAACGGCCCCATGATGAACGCCATGGGCACGAGCCTCCTGTATCCCATGCTGGAGAAGATGCGCGGGATCCTCGACGACGAGGAGGTGCGGGTCATCGTCATCCGGGGGGAGGGAGGCAACTTCTCCGTGGGCGCCGACCTCACCATCATGGGGGACAAGATGGACCCCGTCTTCATGCGCGACAGCATGCGCGACATGGGCAGCCTCATCTACGAGCTGCACGAGGGACCCAGGCCGGTCATCACCGAGGTGGACGGCTGGGCAGTGGGGGGAGGGTTCGGGCTGGCCATGGCCTCGGACATCACCTACGCCACCGAGCGCGCCCGCTTCTATCTCAGCTTCGTCAAGCTCTCCATCGTCCCCGATTTCGGCTCCGCCTATTTCCTGGCCCACCGCATCGGCCTGGCGCAGGCCAAGGAGCTGGCCCTCACCGGGAGGGTGGTGGAGGCGGAGGAGGCGCTCAGGCTGGGGCTGGTCAACAAGGTGGTCCCCCATGAGGAGATCTCCGGGGAGGTCATGAAGCTGGCGGAGAGGATGGCGGGACGCTCTCCCAACATCCTGGCCATGACCAAGCGCATGCTCAACACCAGCCACCAGGTGGATCTCAAGACCCTGCTGGAGCTGGAGGCGCACGTGCAGTCTCTCGCGGTGCTCGCCCCCGAGCACCGCGAGGACGTCAAGCGCTTCTTCGAGAAGAGCATGCGCAAGCAGGAGGGATAA
- a CDS encoding Zn-ribbon domain-containing OB-fold protein, giving the protein MNEEKKQLITVESGEAEQPFRWSAGIYGSKFLTELRDNKRFVGIRCPRCGKVYMPPRRVCGPCFVELTELVPVSDEGGIITYTVVSFGFVDPATGKQKPVPYGYAAIKLDGADTYLLHFLDETDPAKIRVGARVKAVFEEERTGSMLDIRYFQLLERP; this is encoded by the coding sequence ATGAACGAGGAGAAGAAGCAACTCATCACCGTGGAGAGCGGCGAGGCCGAGCAGCCCTTCCGCTGGTCGGCGGGGATATACGGCTCGAAGTTCCTCACCGAGCTCAGGGACAACAAGCGGTTCGTGGGCATCAGGTGTCCCCGGTGCGGCAAGGTCTACATGCCTCCCCGCCGCGTCTGCGGGCCCTGTTTCGTGGAGCTCACCGAGCTGGTGCCGGTGTCCGACGAGGGAGGGATCATCACCTATACCGTGGTCAGCTTCGGCTTCGTGGACCCCGCCACCGGGAAACAGAAGCCGGTGCCCTACGGCTACGCGGCGATCAAGCTGGACGGCGCGGACACCTATCTCCTGCATTTCCTGGACGAGACCGACCCCGCCAAGATAAGGGTGGGGGCGCGGGTGAAGGCGGTCTTCGAGGAGGAACGAACGGGAAGCATGCTGGACATCAGGTATTTCCAGTTGCTGGAAAGGCCTTGA
- a CDS encoding thiolase family protein: protein MGKRVAVVGVGMTKQRSSRPDVNGQELINEAVRMALDDAGMTRRDIDAVVIGNMDHFEGINYVDTWSVDGSGALMKPIMKLTTGGTTGSTVAMAAYYHVASGLFDRVLAIGWEKNSESDTTGAIITAFDPFWDRPIFAGAVAGLALEATQYMHLTGATEEDAAYVAVRDRTHALNNPYAHLHINLTIDDVLKSPYLSWPVKMGDMCPRTDGACAVVFASENAAEDSPQKPAWVLGVADRHLWAYTSDPYVNQAIENGWWFPAMEWSARELYDKVGITDPLEQIDVAELYLPYSFAGLRYMEALGFCGRGEGPALVRSGATDMGGKCPVNPSGGPLCSNAIGATGLIRVAECAWQIQGRAGDRQVPEVKVALATGFGGCFWSDILLFGAEKPEKVRG, encoded by the coding sequence ATGGGAAAGAGAGTGGCGGTAGTCGGAGTGGGCATGACCAAGCAGCGCTCCTCGCGCCCCGACGTCAACGGGCAGGAGCTCATCAACGAGGCGGTGCGCATGGCCCTGGACGACGCGGGCATGACCCGCAGGGACATCGACGCCGTGGTCATAGGCAACATGGACCACTTCGAGGGCATCAACTACGTGGACACCTGGTCGGTGGACGGGAGCGGAGCGCTCATGAAGCCGATCATGAAGCTCACCACCGGCGGCACCACCGGCAGCACCGTGGCCATGGCGGCGTACTACCACGTGGCCTCGGGGCTCTTCGACCGCGTGCTGGCCATCGGCTGGGAGAAGAACTCGGAATCCGACACCACTGGCGCCATCATCACCGCCTTCGACCCCTTCTGGGACCGGCCCATCTTCGCGGGCGCGGTGGCGGGCCTGGCCCTGGAGGCCACGCAGTACATGCATCTCACCGGTGCCACAGAGGAGGACGCCGCCTACGTGGCGGTGCGCGACCGCACGCATGCCCTCAACAACCCCTATGCCCACCTGCATATCAACCTCACCATCGACGACGTCTTGAAGTCGCCCTACCTCTCCTGGCCGGTGAAGATGGGCGACATGTGTCCACGCACCGACGGTGCCTGCGCGGTGGTCTTCGCCTCCGAGAACGCGGCAGAAGACTCGCCCCAGAAACCCGCCTGGGTCCTTGGCGTCGCCGACCGCCATCTCTGGGCCTATACCAGCGATCCCTACGTAAACCAGGCCATAGAGAACGGCTGGTGGTTCCCGGCCATGGAATGGTCTGCCAGGGAGCTCTACGACAAGGTGGGCATCACCGACCCCCTGGAGCAGATCGACGTGGCCGAGCTGTACCTGCCCTATTCCTTCGCCGGCCTGCGTTATATGGAAGCGCTGGGCTTCTGCGGGCGGGGTGAGGGGCCGGCCCTGGTGCGCTCCGGCGCCACCGACATGGGGGGCAAGTGCCCCGTGAACCCCTCGGGTGGCCCTTTGTGCTCCAACGCCATCGGTGCCACCGGGCTCATCCGGGTGGCGGAGTGTGCCTGGCAGATCCAGGGTCGAGCGGGAGACCGCCAGGTGCCCGAGGTGAAGGTGGCCCTGGCCACGGGGTTCGGCGGCTGCTTCTGGTCGGACATCCTGCTGTTCGGGGCGGAAAAGCCGGAGAAGGTCAGGGGGTGA
- a CDS encoding thiolase family protein: MEPVAIVGVGMTEMRRERKADGYADLVYEATRKALDDAGMEIAEVDNVITVSNDFFDGRTISSMAVQDACGSFDKNVSTVEGDGTFGAAYGLMRILSGSFGTTLVCVHHKGSESQMPLITNAMFDPLYERFLGIEAVSSSALQARAYMEKYGITEEQCALVSVKNHRNAFANPVAQLPLELTVEQVLASPYIADPIKLLDCCPVSDGASAVILASEERAKKLAAKPVWVKGVAYCSDAYHLGDRDLSDVRALEEAARKAYAMAGIGDPAREVDLVELYDAFTYMELMWLEGLGFCARGEGGKLTASGDTAPGGRLPVNVSGGCLSGNPVLVAGLNRVIECVLQVRGDAGERQVDGVRTAVAHGINGPCGQSHCVWVLGGEK; this comes from the coding sequence ATGGAACCCGTGGCCATCGTGGGCGTGGGGATGACGGAGATGCGCCGCGAGCGGAAGGCGGACGGATACGCCGACCTGGTTTACGAGGCGACGCGCAAAGCCCTGGACGACGCGGGCATGGAGATAGCCGAGGTGGACAACGTCATCACGGTGTCCAACGATTTCTTCGACGGGCGCACCATCTCCTCCATGGCCGTCCAGGATGCCTGCGGCTCCTTCGACAAGAACGTCTCCACCGTGGAGGGGGACGGCACCTTCGGGGCCGCCTACGGGCTCATGCGCATCCTCTCCGGCAGCTTCGGGACCACCCTGGTCTGCGTACACCACAAGGGCTCGGAGAGCCAGATGCCGCTGATCACCAACGCCATGTTCGACCCCTTATACGAGCGCTTCCTGGGCATCGAGGCGGTGAGCTCGTCGGCCCTGCAAGCCCGGGCTTATATGGAAAAATATGGCATTACCGAGGAGCAGTGCGCGTTGGTCTCGGTGAAGAACCACCGCAACGCCTTCGCCAACCCCGTGGCCCAGCTCCCCCTGGAGCTGACGGTGGAGCAGGTTTTGGCCTCGCCCTATATCGCCGACCCCATCAAGCTGCTGGACTGCTGCCCCGTCTCCGACGGTGCTTCCGCCGTCATCCTCGCCTCGGAGGAGAGGGCGAAGAAGCTCGCCGCGAAGCCTGTATGGGTCAAAGGGGTGGCCTACTGCAGCGACGCCTACCACCTGGGAGACCGCGACCTCTCCGACGTGCGCGCCCTGGAGGAGGCGGCGAGGAAGGCCTACGCCATGGCGGGCATCGGCGATCCCGCCCGGGAGGTGGACCTGGTGGAGCTCTACGATGCCTTCACCTACATGGAGCTCATGTGGCTGGAGGGACTGGGGTTCTGCGCGCGGGGCGAGGGCGGGAAGCTCACCGCCTCCGGGGACACCGCGCCCGGCGGTCGCCTGCCGGTGAACGTCTCCGGCGGGTGCCTCTCCGGCAACCCGGTGCTGGTGGCGGGCCTCAACCGCGTCATCGAGTGCGTGCTGCAGGTCCGCGGCGACGCCGGCGAGCGCCAGGTGGACGGGGTGAGGACCGCGGTGGCCCACGGCATCAACGGCCCCTGCGGGCAGTCGCACTGCGTTTGGGTCCTGGGGGGTGAGAAGTGA
- a CDS encoding Zn-ribbon domain-containing OB-fold protein, with amino-acid sequence MGDWREDQELVVMEGRIKVPYRWFAGEVGTRYFESLRDERKFLGTKCGACGKVYHIPRRNCPDCFAECSEWVELGSAGTLETYTVVRRQHPQLAPLPLPYGYGVIRLDGADTGFLHLLYEFEEGGLATGMRVEAVFADEREGRILDVRYFRPTKGVS; translated from the coding sequence ATGGGAGACTGGCGCGAGGATCAGGAACTGGTGGTGATGGAGGGGCGCATCAAGGTGCCCTACCGCTGGTTCGCGGGCGAGGTGGGGACGCGTTACTTCGAGTCCCTGCGCGACGAGAGGAAGTTCCTGGGCACGAAATGCGGGGCCTGCGGCAAGGTCTATCATATACCGCGCCGCAACTGCCCGGACTGCTTCGCCGAGTGCTCGGAATGGGTGGAGCTGGGATCGGCGGGGACCCTGGAGACCTACACCGTGGTGCGGAGGCAGCACCCCCAGCTCGCTCCCCTGCCTCTGCCCTACGGCTACGGGGTGATCAGGCTCGACGGGGCCGATACGGGCTTCCTGCACCTCCTCTACGAGTTCGAGGAAGGCGGACTGGCGACGGGCATGCGCGTGGAGGCGGTGTTCGCGGACGAGAGGGAGGGCAGGATCCTCGACGTGAGGTATTTCCGTCCCACGAAGGGGGTGAGCTGA
- a CDS encoding TetR/AcrR family transcriptional regulator, producing MNRSRWDEILAVSARLFREKGYRATTMDDIAYELNVTKPALYYYIKTKHDLLYAICESAVEQLIEGAKQIMAEDAGIEEKLKKLLTWHVSMFSANSDMTTVYLAEESELPEEKRRFIRSLSREYQDYYRQLLQEGIETGLFREMEVPMVVRAISGMCNWLFDWYSPEGKFSAEEIAGMFFDLVMKGCLKERASRKPVRAARKREPATA from the coding sequence TGGCGGTGTCGGCCCGCCTCTTCCGCGAGAAAGGCTACCGGGCCACCACCATGGACGACATCGCCTACGAGCTCAACGTGACCAAGCCCGCCCTCTATTACTACATCAAGACCAAGCACGACCTCCTCTACGCCATCTGCGAGTCCGCGGTGGAACAGCTCATCGAGGGTGCCAAGCAGATCATGGCCGAGGACGCGGGCATCGAGGAAAAGCTGAAGAAGCTGCTCACCTGGCATGTGAGCATGTTCTCCGCCAACAGCGACATGACCACCGTCTACCTGGCCGAGGAGAGCGAGCTTCCGGAGGAGAAGCGGAGGTTCATCCGTTCCCTCAGCCGCGAGTACCAGGACTATTACCGGCAGCTCCTGCAGGAGGGCATCGAGACGGGCCTCTTCCGGGAGATGGAGGTGCCCATGGTGGTGCGGGCCATCTCCGGCATGTGCAACTGGCTCTTCGACTGGTACAGCCCGGAGGGAAAGTTCAGCGCCGAGGAGATCGCCGGCATGTTCTTCGACCTCGTCATGAAGGGCTGCCTCAAGGAACGGGCGAGCCGCAAGCCGGTGCGGGCGGCGAGAAAACGCGAGCCCGCGACCGCCTAG